A window of the Elusimicrobiota bacterium genome harbors these coding sequences:
- the lpxA gene encoding acyl-ACP--UDP-N-acetylglucosamine O-acyltransferase — protein sequence MKIHPTAIVDAKAQIDTDVEISPYAIIGKDVKINRGTKIGPYVFLDGETEIGENCEIGSGSVIGTPPQHLKYRNEHTKTIIGSGTVIREYVTVHRATAAGGETRVGKRCFLMAYSHIAHDCRIGDEVIMSNNASLAGHVEIENNAVLGGLAGVHQFVRIGELAMIGGGAMVSRDVLPYTLACGDRACLFGLNTKGLKRHGFSEETIHSLKQAYQIFLNNSYTLEDAIAEVRKRFTDPKVLHMAEFAQTTNRGLCREKRKSNPR from the coding sequence ATGAAGATACACCCAACTGCTATAGTAGATGCGAAGGCGCAGATAGATACTGATGTTGAGATCAGCCCGTATGCAATTATAGGAAAAGATGTTAAGATAAACCGCGGGACAAAAATCGGCCCATACGTATTTTTGGATGGCGAAACTGAGATTGGTGAAAACTGTGAAATTGGTTCCGGGAGTGTCATCGGAACACCGCCTCAGCATCTTAAGTACCGGAATGAGCATACAAAAACAATTATTGGTTCAGGGACTGTTATCCGTGAATACGTTACGGTACACCGCGCAACGGCTGCCGGCGGGGAAACAAGGGTTGGAAAACGGTGTTTCCTTATGGCGTACTCTCATATAGCGCATGATTGCCGTATTGGTGACGAAGTTATTATGTCGAATAATGCATCACTTGCGGGACATGTTGAAATAGAGAACAATGCAGTGCTTGGCGGGTTAGCTGGGGTACACCAGTTTGTGAGGATTGGCGAACTTGCGATGATCGGAGGGGGAGCGATGGTATCACGTGATGTTTTACCGTACACACTTGCCTGCGGTGACCGCGCATGCTTGTTCGGGTTAAATACCAAAGGCCTGAAACGCCATGGGTTTAGCGAAGAAACAATACATTCACTGAAACAAGCGTATCAGATATTTTTGAATAATTCTTATACACTTGAAGATGCGATTGCTGAGGTAAGGAAACGTTTTACTGATCCTAAAGTTCTTCATATGGCGGAATTCGCGCAGACAACAAACCGCGGGTTGTGCCGGGAGAAAAGAAAAAGTAACCCGCGTTGA
- a CDS encoding bifunctional UDP-3-O-[3-hydroxymyristoyl] N-acetylglucosamine deacetylase/3-hydroxyacyl-ACP dehydratase yields the protein MVVQKQRTIEKEISFSGTGLHTGNVCNLVFKPAPVNSGIQLVRTKRGQSVQVIISPDNVRDVSRGTTIGDEDNHIHTTEHILAAISGLGIDNIIVEIDSSEAPVADGSALPFVMLLEKAGIVEQEAEKCFLTINKPVEFSNNDVHIIAIPSDELRISCTVDYRHPLVNSQYFSVAINPETFKRDLAPARTFCFDYEIETLKKKGLAKGGSLDNAIVIGRDRIHSKEGLRFDNEFVRHKILDLMGDICLVGRPMKMHVVAIRCGHESNIQFSKLLKAAVSGVMERQYPPLPEGYRIVLNQEQIKQYIPHRYPFLFLDRIVIPKEDLKVIGYKYLTGNEDFFKGHFPGYPILPGVIAVEAMAQSTCVLFLSRPELQGKLAFFMTIDGVKFRRPMFPGDLLEMKIEVVRARERGGKAVGQVYVDNVLTCEAEFMFSVVDKEQK from the coding sequence ATGGTTGTGCAAAAACAGCGGACTATAGAAAAAGAAATTTCGTTCTCAGGAACGGGGTTGCATACGGGGAATGTGTGTAATCTGGTTTTTAAACCTGCGCCTGTGAATTCCGGGATACAGTTAGTACGGACAAAACGAGGGCAAAGTGTGCAAGTAATAATATCTCCGGATAATGTCAGGGATGTCAGCCGTGGTACCACTATCGGTGATGAGGATAATCATATTCATACTACGGAACATATCCTCGCCGCGATCTCGGGATTGGGAATTGATAATATTATTGTCGAGATAGACTCCAGTGAAGCTCCCGTAGCGGATGGTTCAGCATTACCATTTGTTATGCTGCTTGAGAAAGCCGGGATTGTTGAACAGGAAGCTGAAAAATGTTTTCTTACCATCAATAAACCCGTAGAGTTTTCTAATAATGATGTTCATATCATTGCAATACCTTCTGATGAATTAAGAATTTCATGTACTGTGGATTATCGTCATCCGCTGGTTAACAGCCAATATTTTTCTGTAGCTATCAATCCGGAAACGTTCAAACGCGACCTTGCTCCTGCAAGAACGTTTTGTTTTGATTATGAAATTGAAACATTGAAGAAAAAAGGGTTGGCAAAAGGCGGGTCTTTGGATAACGCTATAGTTATTGGCCGTGATCGTATACATTCAAAAGAAGGGTTAAGGTTTGATAATGAGTTTGTACGCCATAAAATCTTAGACCTCATGGGTGATATATGCCTCGTTGGCCGCCCGATGAAGATGCATGTCGTTGCAATACGTTGCGGGCATGAGAGTAATATACAGTTTTCTAAATTACTCAAAGCTGCAGTTTCAGGTGTTATGGAAAGACAATACCCGCCGTTACCCGAAGGGTATCGTATAGTGTTGAATCAGGAACAAATAAAACAGTATATTCCTCACAGGTACCCATTTCTGTTCCTTGACCGTATTGTAATACCTAAGGAAGATCTTAAAGTTATTGGGTATAAATACCTTACCGGGAATGAAGATTTTTTTAAAGGGCATTTTCCGGGGTATCCTATCCTTCCCGGAGTAATTGCAGTTGAAGCTATGGCGCAGTCAACCTGCGTATTGTTTCTCTCACGCCCGGAACTTCAAGGTAAACTCGCATTTTTTATGACGATAGACGGTGTTAAGTTTCGAAGGCCTATGTTTCCCGGGGATTTATTGGAGATGAAGATAGAAGTGGTTCGTGCGCGTGAACGCGGAGGTAAGGCGGTCGGACAGGTTTATGTTGATAATGTACTTACTTGCGAAGCAGAGTTTATGTTCTCTGTAGTAGATAAGGAGCAAAAATGA